Genomic DNA from Chlorocebus sabaeus isolate Y175 chromosome 6, mChlSab1.0.hap1, whole genome shotgun sequence:
TCCCCGCCTCTGCCCCTGAGGTCCCCTTACCTGTAGTGGAGTGGACTTTCCTTCTACCTCCATGCATCCAAATCCTCCCCAACCAGCAAACACTTTGGAGGCAGTGGATCACTGCAGTTAAGAAAGATAACagggaaggctgggcacagtggctatgcctgtaatcccagcactttgggaggccgaggtgggcagatcacccgaggtcaggagttcgagaccaatgtggccaacatggtgaaacctcgtctctactaaaaaatacaaaaattagccaggcgtggtggcaggcgccttaatcccagctacttgggaggcagaggcaggagaatcatttgaacctgagaggcggaggttgcagtgagctgagatggtgccactgtacttcagcctgggtaacagagtgagactctgtctcaaaaaaaaaaaaaaaaaaaaggccagacgcagtggctcacacctgtaatcccagcactttgggaggccgaggcgggcggatcaccaggtcaggagatcgagaccatcctggctaacacggtgaaaccccgtctctactaaaaatacaaaaaattaaccgggcgtggtggcaggcacctgtagtcccggctactcagttggttgaggcaggagaatggcgtgaacccaggaagcagagcttgtagtgagccgtgatcatgccactgtactccagcctgggtgacagagtgaaactctgcctccaaaacaaaacaaaacaaaacaaaaaacccaaaacaaaacaaaacaaaaaaacgaaaacaaaaaagatcATGGACCCGAATTCAGAAGACCCAGGTTCTAATCCCGGCTCCACACTTTCCTTACTCCCAGGCCTTTTGCAAGTGACTTaatctttgagtctcagttttttgTCTTCGGAAATAGGGGAGTTAGGGCTGTAGTCACAGTTCACATGTTGAGGACTCGACTCAGCGCAGGCCCCGGTGCTTCCCATGTGGAAAGTCACCTAATTCTCATGAGATCCTCCAGACTTGGCACCAttgttatcaccattttacagctGGGGAAACAGAAAAAGATGGCTCAAATAACTTGTCCAACAGCACATCATGGGTACATAGTAAAGCAATATGGTAACTGGTAATACGGTGTTTAATCCCGTATTGCTCTAGTCCCAGGGCCTGGAGGAGGGCTAGCACATAAAAAGCCTTCAGTAAATGTTAGGTAAATGCCTGTGGGTACCTGTGCGTGTGTCTACGGATGGACAGGTGGATGAGTAGATGGGGGGATGAGTGGAGGCTTGGTGAATGGATAGATGCGGGCTGGATGGTGGCTGAGaggatgtgtggatggatggacgagTGCATATACaagtgggtggatgatggatggatggacaagtgcatggatggatgatagatgggtGAGTAGGTGGATGCATGATGGAGGGATgtatggatggatgagtggatggttggctggctggatggatggatgaacgggcagatgggtgggtggatggatgatggatagatggacgagtgcatggatggatgatggagggatggatgagcAGATGGATGCATGATGGAGGGATGtatggacagatgggtggatggctggctggctggatggatggatgagttgcgggatgatggatgaatgggcagatgggtgggtggatggatgatggatagatggacaagTGCATAGATGGATGATGGAgggatgagtagatggatggatgagtgaatggatggatgatggagggATGCATGGATAGATGAGTAGATGCATGTATGGATgcatggatgagtgggtggatggatgatggacggTGGGTGGattgatagatggatggatagatgatgtagggatggatggatggacggatgggtggacagatggatgagtgggtggatggatgactggatggatggtgggtgatgtatgtatggatggatgagtgggtggatggtgagtggatggatagatgaatggattgTTGAatggtaggtggatggatgaatgggtgggcgGGTGGGTGGATGAATAACTGGATGGATAGAtgtgtggatgggtgggtgggtggatggatagatgtgtGGATGGGGGGGTGGGTGGACGGattggtggatggatggtgggtggatggatggatagatgaatgggtgaatgggtgggtgggtggatggatggatagatgaacgGGTGAATggtaggtagatggatgaatgggtgggcgggtggatggatggatggatagatgaatgggtgaatggtagatggatggatgaatgggtgggcgGGTGGGTGGATGAATAACTGGATGGATAGAtgtgtggatgggtgggtgggtggacggATTGGTGGATGgattggtggatggatggatggatggatagatgaatgggtgaatgggtgggtgggtagatggatagatggatgacaGATAGATGGCTAGTGGGTAGCTGGATGATGGAAGATGGATGGGACACCATTAAACCAGTTAGGTCAACTCACCCCTAGAGCCCCCATCTCTATAGATTAGCGGGGGTTGCTCTGGGTCCTTCATCACGTCAAGGTTCCGTCTGGTCCTTTCTCAGAGGAAAACAGATACCTAGAAGCTGGGCTGTAGGTGGGGAGGGTCTCCCCGAGAAAGCAACATTTGATCAGAAACTCAAGGCAGGAGGTGATCAAGATCTGGGGGCAGTGTGGGAGAGCATGATCAGTGCAAAGGCCCCGAGGCAGGACTGAGTACGTGAGAGGTACTCAGCCTGGCCACCTCACCTCTTCTTTCTGCACCTCTGGTCCCCAGGATTACAAGAAGTTCTGGGCAGGCCTCCAGGGACTCACCATTTATTTCTACAATAGCAATCGGGACTTCCAGGTAAGGATGGGAATGGAGGCTCCAGAGCTGGCCTTCCCTTGACCCCAGAGACCAAGCAGACAATGAGGATGATGTGGCCATGATAGCTGCTACATCATCCAGGGCCCCTGGAGGCCAAGGAACTGGTGCCCAGACCCCCCGCTTCTGTGCCCCCAGCACGTGGAGAAGCTCAACCTGGGAGCATTTGAGAAACTCACTGATGAGATTCCCTGGGGAAGCTCACGTGACCCTGGCACCCACTTCAGCCTGATTCTCCGGAATCAGGAGATCAAGTTCAAGGTAGGTCCCTCGGTGGAGGGGTGCTGAGGGGAGGTGCTGGCAGAAGATGCTCAAATGCCCCTCCCCTCCACTGTGCCAACCACAAAGGGGCAGGTAGTACAGGGCCCTGTGGGCCCTGGGTAAGACTTGGGTCTTGACCCCAAAGGAGCTGGTGCTATGGgagggtttattttattttatttcatttttttttttttgagaccaagtctcatcctgtcacccaggttggagtgcgatggcacgatcttggctcactgcaacctctgcctcccggattcaagcgattctcttgcctctgcctcccaagtagctgggattacaggtgtgtgccaccactcctggctaattttttgtatctttagtagagacggggtttcaccatgttggccatgctggtctcaaactcctgacctcaggtgatccacccacctcggcctcccaaactgctgggattacaggcatgagccaccgcgcccagctgagggtttatttattttttttattttgagacagtttcactcttatcgcccaggctggagtgcaatggtgcaatcttggctcactacaacctctgcctcccaggtataAGTGatcctccttagtagctgggattactaggcgtgtgccaccatgtgtggctaatttttgtatttttggtagagacagggtttcaccatgttggccaggctgatcttgaactcctgacctcaagtgatccgcccactttggcctcccaaagtgctgggattacaagcgagtcactgtgcctggcctatggaAGGGTTTAGAGCATGACAGGTCTGGGAACTGATctatgtttttctattattttattttatttatgattttattttgagacagggtcttgctcgtcgcccaggctggagtgcagtaatgagatcacagctcactgcagcctggacctcccaggctcaagcaatcctcccacctcagccaagCACactccactatgcctggctaagactttattttttgtagagacagggggctcgctatgttacccagtctggtcttgaactcctaggctcaagtgatcctcccgcctcgacctcccaaaatgctgggattataggggtgagccactgcatccagcctgacCTATGTGTTTCAAATGTAGATctaataacataaaaaatgataacatcagccaggcatggtggctcatacctgtaatctgagcactttgggaggccaaggcagaaggatagcttgagcccaggagttcaagaccagcctgggcaacaaagtgagaccctcatgtctaagagaaaaaaaaaaaaaaaaaagctgggcgaggtggtgcatgcctatagtcccagctactcaggaggctgaggcaggagaatcacttgaacccaggaggtggaggttgcacttagctgagatcatgccactgcactccagcctgggcgacagaatgagactgcatctcaaaaaaaaaaaaaaaaaaaaaaagaagaagaagaagaaaaagaaaaaagaaaacagccctTTGAAGCAGGGACTCTTCCCTGGTCCCATTTGATTGATGAGTAGACTGAGGTTCACTGACatggattcttttctttcttttgttccctAGGTAGAGACCTTGGAGTGTCGGGAAATGTGGAAAGGCTTCATCTTAACGGTGGTGGAGGTAAGAGCAGTGGCTCTCTGCGCCCTCTGTCCCATTCTCCAGATctcctcaaaaagcttccttttggccaggtgtggtggctcaagcctgtaatcccagcactttgggaggccaagaagggcggatcacgaggtcaggagatggagaccatcctggctaacacggtgaaaccccgtctctactaaaaaatagaaaaaactagccgggcgaggtggcgggcgcctgtagtcccagctactcgggaggctgaggcaggagaatggcgtaaacctgggaggcggagcttgcagtgagctgagatccggccactgcactccagcctgggcaacagagtgagactccgtctcaaaaaaaaaaaaaaaaaaaaaaaaaggcctcctttttctttccatctttcattCTCCAAACAAGCCTCCAGAGTATAGTACACTGGCCTCAAACCTTGGACCAAATAtatcccatttttgtttttttagtatacatggggtttcaccctgttggccaggctagtctcgaactcctaacctcgagtgatccgcccacctcggccacctaaagtgctgggattacaggtgtgagccacagtgaccagctgtatttcttattttattttattttattgttttttttttttttttttttgagacaaagtcttgctgtgtcgcccagtctggagtgcagtggcgcgatctcggctcactgcaagctccgcctcccaggttcacgccattctcctgcctcagcctcccaagcaactgggactacaggcgcccaccaccacgctgggctaattttttttgtattttagtagagacggggtttcactgtgtcagccaggatggtcttgatctcctgacctcgtgatccacccacctcagcctcccaaagtgctgggattacaggtgtgaaccaccacgcccggcctcttattttatttttttgagacagggtctctctctgttgccgaggctggagtgcagtggtgtgatcatagctcactgcagcctccaactcccaggctcaagtagtcctcctgcctcagcctcccaagtagctgggactacaggcacacactacatctcattaatttttaaaattttttgtagagcagggtctcactatgttgcccaggctggtctccaacttctgtgctcaagcgatccaccctccttggcctcccgaagtgatgggattatagacgtgagccaccatgcccggccacagagtgctaaatttttaaaaattagctgacatCATTTATCAACAGGGAATTTTAGTCTACCTTCCCATTTTCCCTCTGATTTACCTGTTTCCTGCCTCGCCCTGGCAGGCcattgagtttgagaccagactggcccctGAAGACTTTAGTTTGAGATTCCAgcatctaccttttttttttttttttttttttttttttttggtgggtgaGGGGAGTGGGGAACGGAGActctctctgtcacctgggctggagtgcaatggcgtgatctcggctcactgcagcctccgccttcccgggttcaagtgattctcctgccccagcctccggagtagctgcgattacaggtgtctgccaccacgcccggctaattttttgtatttttagtacaaacggggtttcgccatgttgcccagggtagtctcaaactcctgacctcaggtgatctgcccgcctaggcctcccaaagtgctggaattacaggcgtgagccaccgcgcctagccccaGCATCTACTTTCACTCAACTCCTCTGCACCCTCTCGAAGCCCTCTTTGCCCTCTGAGGTGTCAGAGTTCATGGCTCTGAGCTCTGGCCTCagtttgccactctgtgccttggGCACAGCCGTCCATTCCCGGCCGGCCAGGTGCAGTCACTGTCCCTCGATCGCCCCTCAGCTCCGTGTCCCGTCCAACCTGACCCTGCTTCCTGGGCACCTATACATGATGGCTGAAGTCTTGGCCAAAGAGGAGGCGCGCCGTGCACTGGAGACACCCTCGTGAGTGCCCCGCCTGTCCCAAGGGGCTGCAGAATGGGGACGGGAGGTGGGTGTGTGGCTGAGGGTGGGCCGTGAGCTGAGTCCCCTGGAGTTGGGTCTTGGATTTTGCAAGACGATGACATTGGGGATGGGGggtggagaagggggagggggagttAAGGCCCATGCTAGGAGGCGGGGCAGGATCTCCAGGAGCGGGTCTAGGGGCCTAGAGGACTGGAAGGGTCTTCAGAGGCGGGGCCTAGGCCTGAGGAGTGGGGACAAGGTCTGGGGGTGGTCAGTCTAGGTGTCTAGAAGGTGGGGCTTCGTCACCGGGGAGGGGTTATTTGTCGGAGAGGGTATCCGGGACCCCAGAGGCGGGGCCTGGATTGGGGGCGGAGCATCGTCTTTGTGGACGGTTCTTGGTGATTAGGAAGGCGGGCAGGGCCTCCGGGACCAGAATTAGGAGCCTGGCAGGCcccggtggcttgtgcctgtcatctcagcgttttgggaggtcgaggcgggaggattgcttgaccccagttcgagaccagcctgggcaacatcgcgaGACCCCGcctctaaagaaaaacaaacaaacaaaaaaaacccggtcgggtgcagtggctcacgcgtgtaatctcagcaccttgggaggcctaagcgggcggatcatctgaggtcgggagttcgagaccagcttgaacaacatgcagaaatcccgtctctactaaaaatacaaaaattaggcgggtctaatggcgcatgcctataatcccagctactcgggaggcggaggcaggagaatcgcttgaacctgggaggcggaggttgcggtgagccgagatcgctccactgcactccagcctgggcaacaagagcaaaactctgtctcaaaaaaaaaaaaaaaagaagccacaaAAACTAGGAGCCTGGAAGGCCAGACTGTGCCTCCGTGGAAGGGGCCTGGGTCTGGAGAGCAGGGCAGGGTCCCCTGGGCCTAGGGGATGGGGACGGGGCTGGGTCTCAGAGGAGGTGGGGTTTACGTGCGGAAGAGCGGACTTGGTCTCCGGGGTCCCGAGTGGGTGACGCGGCCCTCTACAGGTGCTTCCTGAAGGTGAGCCGGCTGGAGGCACAACTGCTCCTGGAGCGCTACCCAGAGTGCGGGAACCTGCTGCTGCGGCCCAGCGGGGACGGTGCTGACGGCGTGTCGGTCACCACGAGGCAGATGCACAATGGGTGCGCATGCGCGTCTCGGGAGccctgggtggggaggagggtgggcgCGGGGGCGTGGTCAGAAGCAGGAGCGGAGCCCTACCTGCTAGTGGGTAGGCCTGGAAACAGAGCCAGAGCTGAGAAGGGCGAACTGGGGGCGGAGTCAGAGCTGAGCTGGGCGGATTGAGGGAGGAGTCAGAGCTGGGCTGGGCGGGCTGGGGGTGGAGTCAGAGCTGAGCAGGGGAGACTGGGGGCGGAGTCAGACCTCAGCAGGGGAGACTGGGGACCCAGCCAGAGTTGAGCAGAGCACACTGCGGGCGGAGTCAGAGCTGGAGTGGGCGGGCTGGGGGTGCAGTCAGAGCTAAGCAGGAGAGGCTGGGGGCGGAGTCAGAGCTGGGCAGGGCGGGCTTGGGGGCGGGGTCAGCGCTCCGGGGTCGTGGGATCCTGAGGCTGGCCTTGTCCCAGGTACGGGGTCAATGCCTGGGGAAGAAGGTAGAGCCAAGGCAGACCCCTTTGCAGGAGGAGTCAGGTCTTGGGTTAGGAGCTGGGACTCCCTGCAGGTGGAGTCAGACCCCTCGGTTAGGGTCGGCTCCTCCGGAACGTCAGGTACGCAGGGGCCAGGTCTGGGCCACTGGAGGGGATGAAGTCAAATCCAAGGGTGGGAATGGGCTCTTTGGGCAGAGTCAGGATCTATGGGTGGAGTCACGGCCATGACCCTTTGGAAGTTGAATAGGGCTATGGAGGCGGGGCCACTCTGGGGGCGGAGTTAGAGCCTTTTGCCAAATCCTCAAGCCCAGTCCAGGGTTGGGCAAGGCGATGTAGAAGGTGGAGTCGGGGCCGGGGGGTGGAGCCACTACAGGGGGAGGGGCCTACCTGGGGCGGAGTCTTTAGGGCCTGGTTCGCCCTAGGCGCGGTGCCAGAATTAGGGGCTGACCTTTCCCAGACTGTTGTCAGTCTGGCCTGGTCCCTCCCTGGAGGCGGTGCTAAAACTAGGGGTGAGGTCTTCTGTGGGGGTGGGTCGGTTCAGTCAACGCTCCGGGAGGGTAGAGGGGCTTAGGTCCTTCACAGGGTGGAGCCAGTCAGTGGCTGGGCCTTCTGTGGGGGCAGAGCTAGTATGGACCTGTTTCTACTGGGGGCAGAGCCCGGAGTCGGAGCGGGGCCTTCCCTGGGGGGCGGTGTGGGAGCCTGGGCTGAGCCACACACTCGCTTTCTGCTGGTGCAGGACGCACGTGGTCCGGCATTACAAGGTGAAGCGGGAGGGCCCCAAGTACGTGATCGACGTGGAAGAGCCGGTGAGCGTTGGGCCGTGGTCCCTAGAAGTGCCTTTGTGGGGTCCGCGTCTCTTCCCCAATAGCCTGACCCCTCCCCCATCTGCCCCCAGTTCTCTTGCACCTCCCTGGACGCCGTGGTCAACTATTTCGTGTCGCACACCAAAAAGGCGCTGGTGCCATTCCTGTTGGACGAGGACTACGAGAAGGTGCTAGGTGGGTGCGCCTTCGGGGAGTTCGGGGGCGCAGTCCTCACCTCTCCCGCCCCCGCTTGGACGGACGGGGCCGCCCCTGGCCGCTGCGCTTCCTCCAGGACGCCTTCTCTGTTCCAGGCTACGTGGAAGCCGATAAGGAGAATGGCGAGAGTGTGTGGGTGGCGCCCTCCGCCCTGGGCCCAGGTGACGCCCCCTCCCCGCGGGCCGAGGTGGGAGGGATCGAGGACCCCGCATTCAGCCACGCCCCCTCACTCAGCTTGGTGGCTGCACCGCCTGTGTCTGATGTTGTTCCCAAAGTTGCAAGGACAGAAATGACTCAGACCCTGCCATcggggtgtgtgttgggggagaggGCGGGAGTCCCAGCTTGGGACAGAGCTAAACACAGACACTCTCATCCTGTAGGGTCGAATTTGGAGGAAAAACCTGGGCTCGGCGGAGGCGCCTAGAGTTCGGGAGAAGATGGGGGCAGAGCAGGGAGAGCTTCCTAGAAGAGTGGGTCTTTGTAGATGGTCCCAAAGGATCTTCTTAGGTAGAAATGGGCATTGAAGGGGTCAGAAGGTGCATCTGGAGAAGCAGTAGCCCCCCAGGAACTGGGAATCAGGGTGGGTGTTGGGAAAGAGGTGGGAATCGGTCCTGTTTATGGagtgagaggaggaggcagagaacaCACTAGAAAAGAACGTAGCGTGGGTAGTCTGGTCTTCCCTGGGCTGGGCGTATGCAAGGACCCCCAAGtgccacatccacacacacatgcatgattCATGAACTATGGCCACCTGCCTAGCCAGAAGTTGACATACACTTGTGTGGCCACAACAGATCCACACATGCATGAATACACATGTCCCCCAATTCCAGTCACATACACACGCTATGTAGCACAGATACACCTGTCT
This window encodes:
- the STAP2 gene encoding signal-transducing adaptor protein 2; the protein is MASAVRPPRVPKPKGVLPSHYYESFLEKKGSCDRDYKKFWAGLQGLTIYFYNSNRDFQHVEKLNLGAFEKLTDEIPWGSSRDPGTHFSLILRNQEIKFKVETLECREMWKGFILTVVELRVPSNLTLLPGHLYMMAEVLAKEEARRALETPSCFLKVSRLEAQLLLERYPECGNLLLRPSGDGADGVSVTTRQMHNGTHVVRHYKVKREGPKYVIDVEEPFSCTSLDAVVNYFVSHTKKALVPFLLDEDYEKVLGYVEADKENGESVWVAPSALGPGPAPCTGGPKPLPPASVPVSSQDKLPVLPPLPPLPNQEENYVTPIGDAPVVDYENQDVASSSRPVIVKPKKLPKPPAKLPKPPVGPKPEPRVFNGGLARKLPASSAQPLFPAAGLADMTAELQKKLEKRRALEH